Proteins from a single region of Gemmatirosa kalamazoonensis:
- the tssK gene encoding type VI secretion system baseplate subunit TssK, with the protein MRSPSRPPTRVVWEEGMFLAPQHFQAQRRHFEEGLALALDTLFAFAHGVSAAALDADALANGTLALDHARGVLPDGTPFLIPEADPAPPPEPLAERFSPTRDAHVVHLAIPAWRGDGANVTDPSAGPDFDAPPNGHDARYVAVAAPVRDETTGLDSAPVRFAAKNLRLLLDEELAPDDVSLPLARVRRDGAGRFVLDPDFVPPCLQIGASERLLGLLRGVVGMLEAKGATLAATLAATTATAAPAPNATGGPAAYVGNEIATRWLLHAVRSAEAPLRHLLATRRAHPEQLWFELSRLAGALCTFSLTTEPRDLPLYTHDDLGACFGALERHLREHLDVVVAARAVVVPLTRRTDVLYVGTISDPRCYEPGARWFLGVRSSVGAAETIARVPQLTKVCASKFVLELVRRAFPGLTVDHVPAPPPGLAPRGELAYFEITLGGPCAQGLRDSHEMGVYVPAGLPDAVLEVAVLTPN; encoded by the coding sequence ATGCGCTCACCGTCGCGCCCTCCCACCCGGGTCGTCTGGGAGGAGGGGATGTTCCTCGCGCCGCAGCACTTCCAGGCCCAGCGCCGCCATTTCGAGGAAGGGCTCGCCCTCGCCCTCGACACGCTGTTCGCGTTCGCGCACGGCGTGAGCGCCGCCGCGCTCGATGCCGACGCCCTCGCGAACGGCACCCTCGCGCTGGACCACGCGCGTGGCGTCCTCCCCGACGGCACCCCGTTCCTCATCCCCGAGGCGGACCCCGCGCCGCCTCCCGAGCCGCTCGCCGAACGCTTCTCGCCGACGCGCGACGCGCACGTCGTCCATCTCGCGATCCCGGCGTGGCGCGGCGACGGCGCGAACGTCACCGACCCGTCGGCCGGGCCGGACTTCGACGCCCCGCCGAACGGCCACGACGCGCGCTACGTCGCCGTCGCCGCGCCGGTGCGCGACGAGACGACCGGGCTCGACTCCGCCCCCGTGCGCTTCGCCGCGAAGAACCTCCGCCTGCTGCTCGACGAGGAGCTCGCCCCCGACGACGTCTCGCTCCCGCTCGCGCGCGTGCGCCGCGACGGCGCCGGCCGCTTCGTGCTCGACCCCGACTTCGTGCCGCCGTGTCTCCAGATCGGCGCCAGCGAGCGGCTCCTCGGGCTCCTGCGCGGCGTCGTCGGCATGCTCGAGGCGAAGGGCGCCACGCTCGCCGCGACGCTCGCCGCGACGACCGCGACGGCCGCCCCCGCGCCTAACGCCACCGGGGGCCCCGCGGCGTACGTCGGCAACGAGATCGCGACGCGGTGGCTGCTGCACGCCGTGCGGTCGGCGGAGGCGCCGCTGCGGCACCTCCTCGCCACGCGGCGCGCGCACCCCGAGCAGCTCTGGTTCGAGCTGTCCCGCCTCGCCGGCGCGCTGTGCACGTTCTCGCTCACCACCGAGCCGCGCGACCTGCCGCTCTACACGCACGACGACCTCGGCGCCTGCTTCGGCGCGCTCGAGCGCCACCTGCGCGAGCACCTCGACGTCGTCGTCGCGGCGCGCGCCGTCGTCGTGCCGCTCACGCGTCGCACCGACGTGCTGTACGTCGGCACCATCTCCGACCCGCGCTGCTACGAGCCCGGCGCGCGCTGGTTCCTCGGCGTCCGCTCGTCGGTCGGCGCGGCGGAGACGATCGCGCGCGTGCCGCAGCTCACGAAGGTGTGCGCGAGCAAGTTCGTCCTCGAGCTCGTGCGCCGCGCGTTCCCCGGCCTCACCGTCGACCACGTCCCCGCGCCTCCGCCGGGCCTCGCCCCGCGCGGTGAGCTCGCGTACTTCGAGATCACCCTCGGCGGCCCCTGCGCGCAGGGCCTGCGCGACTCGCACGAGATGGGCGTCTACGTCCCGGCCGGGCTGCCCGACGCGGTGCTCGAGGTCGCGGTCCTGACGCCGAACTGA
- a CDS encoding four helix bundle protein, which translates to MSRLTHHRELVVWQRAMELLKHSYDVARRLPGEERFGVAAQLRRAAVSVPSNIAEGHSRIHRAEYLNHLSMARGSLAEVETLVDACEMLRYAQPPQLADARDCADQIRRMLGAMLVKLRE; encoded by the coding sequence ATGAGCAGACTGACGCACCACCGCGAGCTCGTCGTGTGGCAGCGCGCGATGGAGTTGCTGAAGCACTCGTACGACGTCGCGCGGCGGCTGCCGGGCGAGGAGCGGTTCGGGGTGGCGGCGCAGCTGCGGCGGGCGGCGGTGTCGGTGCCGTCGAACATCGCGGAGGGACACTCGCGCATCCACCGCGCCGAGTACCTGAATCACCTGTCGATGGCGCGCGGGTCGCTGGCCGAGGTCGAGACGCTCGTCGACGCGTGCGAGATGCTGCGCTACGCTCAGCCGCCCCAACTCGCCGACGCCCGCGACTGCGCCGACCAGATTCGCCGGATGCTCGGCGCGATGCTCGTCAAGCTGCGCGAATAG
- a CDS encoding DotU family type IV/VI secretion system protein — protein MTSSVPPAVPAPVLPAVGTGRLALALQEALTAVARLRADRQPVTDAAGFRAHMLHLLGRAEAEARSAGYEAADVRMAVFAVVALLDESALNARQPALADWARRPLQEELFGVHMAGEWIFQNVEQLLARPDTPALADLLEIHQLVFLLGFKGRYGAADPAALHAYTSRVADRVGRLRGVPGDLAPSWRPGADAVLGRDRWIRPLALGVAASLLLAVALWGVGAVSLRGDTAELRSLGGPISATAPASAPTR, from the coding sequence ATGACGAGTTCCGTCCCTCCCGCCGTTCCCGCCCCGGTCCTCCCTGCCGTCGGCACCGGGCGCCTCGCGCTCGCGCTCCAGGAAGCGCTCACCGCCGTCGCGCGCCTCCGCGCCGACCGCCAGCCCGTCACTGACGCTGCCGGCTTTCGCGCCCACATGCTCCACCTCCTCGGCCGCGCCGAGGCGGAGGCGCGGAGCGCGGGCTACGAGGCGGCCGACGTGCGCATGGCCGTCTTCGCCGTCGTCGCCCTGCTCGACGAGTCGGCGCTGAACGCCCGCCAGCCCGCGCTCGCCGACTGGGCGCGCCGCCCGCTGCAGGAGGAGCTGTTCGGCGTCCACATGGCCGGCGAGTGGATCTTCCAGAACGTCGAGCAGCTGCTCGCCCGCCCCGACACGCCGGCCCTCGCCGACCTGCTCGAGATCCACCAGCTCGTCTTCCTCCTCGGCTTCAAGGGCCGCTACGGCGCCGCCGACCCCGCCGCGCTCCACGCGTACACGTCGCGCGTCGCCGACCGCGTGGGACGGCTGCGCGGCGTCCCCGGCGACCTCGCGCCGTCGTGGCGCCCCGGCGCCGATGCGGTCCTCGGCCGCGATCGCTGGATCCGACCGCTCGCCCTCGGCGTCGCCGCGAGCCTGCTGCTCGCCGTCGCGCTGTGGGGCGTCGGTGCCGTGTCGCTGCGCGGCGACACCGCGGAGCTCCGATCGTTGGGCGGCCCCATCTCCGCCACCGCCCCCGCCAGCGCGCCCACTCGTTAG
- a CDS encoding ImcF-related family protein, whose protein sequence is MARSNSTRWIAALVALVVFIVLAWLLGRMMTLTDSERLTLRIVLVVLGVVTAAALAWFLRPQTPAAPKKEKDDELVAVDAARARMPRGAFDAKPLVLVVGTEGNCKTTVVTRAELDPELLAGESLGGDAPPAPTTAANLWLVKDAVLAEAGGPVFSDEGRWKGFVRALRPPRLRAALGRGAPPPRSAVVCVSCDLFYSGGAGEQLDALAALGRQRLADAARELGVALPVYVLFTKADRIPHFEEWSAPFTRDEVRPPLGAALPLAGDGADAAGAYAERLVPRVEAAFAEIVGSLAGRRLDLLGRETVPERRLGAYEVPREIGKLAPAATRFLVELCRPLQLGVSPKLRGFYFVGVRPVVVTDAGAAAPVAAAAPAAGAAGGRATVAFARPNIGGALGAVPGAYTPATTRRVPQWTFLDRFFPDVVFGDPVPAVLAGGGTRVAGLRRTLLGAGIGVGLVLSLGVLVSWLGNRSLARRTIAAARAVEALPVVSAPAGTIVLPAPEALRRLDDLRVVLDEIRGYETTHVPLHLRWGLWRGDALFDRGRQVWVTGYRRQLHDVAWAALVDSLRALPSTPRPAEEYGRDYGWLKAYLELTNENKRATSVDLAPVLLSSWQRGQQTDADITALARRQFEFFSGEVARDNPLPQAADAELVKELRAFLSGFQGEQRIYQFMLAEANKAAKPARLVDVAPNAAGVVSAPEVPGAFTAAGWKAMQDAFRNSDRFFQGERWVVGDVGAVPDQDRARLVADLRTKYHADYAQQWRNYLGAVSVTRPSSAADAVTRLNTLGGGQSPLLGALALAARNTGARVTDSALAAGFQPVHAITPPDTLDKFVTDGNKPYSDGLIALGTSVDAVAKAAPVTDTASADVKRQAATQALQKASDAKTAALQLAAKFNADPAAAQIAPPVRALLTAPIDATDALLRGVSTLRFTAAAPPKKPAAAPAGPPVGGGASNAADLAKKINDRAALLCQQLSPVLAKFPFNSEATTEATTKEVTEMFAPGAGALWVFQQERLGGLLEKQGDKWAPVPNDQQIALSQGFVDFFNRAARVSAGLFAGGADPKVVVRVHAISTPDAPQIWFRQGAQEARFVKNTAPAQFVWPSATGRDAAITATVVRARRPDTKKTVARAAGDWALFRLVAQATKSEGAHAEWNDKDVGTIAVDFEYESGIPVLGRNALGMACVAQVTK, encoded by the coding sequence ATGGCCCGCAGCAACTCCACGCGCTGGATCGCCGCGCTCGTCGCGCTCGTCGTCTTCATCGTCCTCGCCTGGCTCCTCGGCCGGATGATGACGCTCACCGACAGCGAGCGGCTGACGCTCCGCATCGTCCTCGTCGTCCTCGGCGTCGTCACCGCCGCGGCGCTCGCCTGGTTCCTCCGACCACAGACGCCGGCGGCGCCGAAGAAGGAGAAGGATGACGAGCTGGTCGCCGTCGACGCCGCGCGCGCCCGCATGCCGCGCGGCGCGTTCGACGCGAAGCCGCTCGTCCTCGTCGTCGGCACCGAGGGCAACTGCAAGACGACCGTCGTCACGCGCGCGGAGCTCGACCCGGAGCTGCTCGCCGGCGAGTCGCTCGGTGGCGACGCGCCCCCCGCACCGACCACGGCGGCCAACCTCTGGCTCGTGAAGGACGCCGTGCTCGCCGAGGCGGGCGGGCCGGTGTTCTCCGACGAGGGACGCTGGAAGGGATTCGTGCGCGCGCTGCGCCCGCCGCGCCTCCGCGCCGCGTTAGGCAGGGGCGCGCCCCCGCCGCGCAGCGCGGTCGTGTGCGTGAGCTGCGACCTGTTCTACTCCGGGGGTGCCGGCGAGCAGCTCGACGCGCTCGCCGCCCTCGGCCGCCAGCGCCTCGCCGACGCCGCGCGCGAGCTCGGCGTCGCGCTCCCCGTCTACGTGCTGTTCACGAAGGCCGACCGCATCCCGCACTTCGAGGAGTGGTCGGCGCCGTTCACGCGCGACGAGGTCCGCCCGCCGTTAGGCGCCGCGCTGCCGCTCGCCGGCGACGGAGCCGACGCCGCCGGCGCCTACGCCGAGCGCCTCGTGCCGCGCGTGGAGGCGGCGTTCGCGGAGATCGTCGGCTCGCTCGCCGGCCGTCGGCTCGACCTCCTCGGCCGCGAGACCGTCCCCGAGCGCCGACTCGGTGCGTACGAGGTGCCGCGCGAGATCGGCAAGCTCGCCCCCGCGGCGACGCGCTTCCTCGTGGAGCTCTGCCGCCCGCTGCAGCTCGGCGTCAGCCCGAAGCTGCGCGGCTTCTACTTCGTCGGCGTGCGCCCCGTCGTCGTCACCGATGCCGGCGCCGCGGCGCCCGTCGCCGCAGCCGCGCCGGCGGCCGGTGCCGCGGGCGGGCGCGCCACCGTCGCGTTCGCGCGCCCGAACATCGGTGGTGCGCTGGGCGCCGTCCCCGGCGCGTACACGCCGGCGACGACCCGACGCGTGCCGCAGTGGACGTTCCTCGACCGCTTCTTCCCCGACGTCGTCTTCGGCGATCCGGTGCCGGCGGTGCTCGCCGGCGGCGGCACGCGCGTCGCCGGCCTGCGCCGCACGCTGCTCGGCGCGGGCATCGGGGTCGGCCTCGTGCTGTCGTTGGGCGTGCTCGTGTCGTGGCTCGGCAACCGCAGCCTCGCGCGGCGCACCATCGCCGCGGCGCGCGCCGTCGAGGCGCTGCCGGTCGTCTCCGCGCCGGCCGGCACCATCGTGCTCCCCGCTCCCGAGGCGCTGCGCCGGCTCGACGACCTGCGCGTGGTGCTCGACGAGATCCGCGGCTACGAGACGACCCACGTGCCGCTGCACCTCCGCTGGGGCCTGTGGCGCGGCGACGCGCTGTTCGACCGCGGGCGTCAGGTGTGGGTCACCGGCTATCGCCGCCAGCTCCACGACGTCGCGTGGGCCGCGCTCGTCGACTCGCTCCGTGCGCTGCCCAGCACGCCGCGCCCGGCCGAGGAGTACGGGCGCGATTACGGCTGGCTGAAGGCGTACCTCGAGCTGACGAACGAGAACAAGCGCGCCACCTCCGTCGACCTCGCGCCCGTGCTGCTGTCCTCGTGGCAGCGCGGCCAGCAGACCGACGCCGACATCACCGCGCTCGCGCGTCGCCAGTTCGAGTTCTTCTCCGGCGAGGTCGCGCGCGACAATCCGCTGCCGCAGGCCGCGGACGCGGAGCTCGTCAAGGAGCTGCGCGCGTTCCTCAGCGGCTTCCAGGGCGAGCAGCGCATCTACCAGTTCATGCTCGCCGAGGCGAACAAGGCGGCGAAGCCCGCGCGGCTCGTCGACGTCGCGCCGAACGCGGCGGGCGTCGTGAGCGCGCCGGAGGTGCCGGGCGCGTTCACCGCCGCGGGGTGGAAGGCGATGCAGGACGCCTTCCGCAACTCGGACCGCTTCTTCCAGGGCGAGCGGTGGGTCGTCGGCGACGTCGGCGCGGTGCCGGACCAGGACCGCGCGCGCCTCGTCGCCGATCTGCGCACGAAGTATCACGCCGACTACGCGCAGCAGTGGCGCAACTACCTCGGCGCGGTGTCGGTCACGCGCCCGAGCTCCGCGGCCGACGCGGTGACGCGGCTCAACACGTTGGGCGGCGGCCAGTCGCCGCTGCTCGGCGCGCTCGCGCTCGCGGCGCGCAACACCGGCGCGCGCGTCACCGACTCCGCGCTCGCCGCCGGCTTCCAGCCGGTGCACGCGATCACGCCGCCCGACACGCTCGACAAGTTCGTCACCGATGGGAACAAGCCGTACTCCGACGGGCTGATCGCGTTGGGCACCTCGGTCGACGCGGTGGCGAAGGCCGCACCGGTGACCGATACGGCGAGCGCCGACGTGAAGCGGCAGGCCGCCACCCAGGCGCTTCAGAAGGCCAGCGACGCGAAGACCGCGGCGCTCCAGCTGGCCGCGAAGTTCAACGCCGATCCCGCCGCGGCGCAGATCGCGCCCCCGGTGCGCGCGCTGCTCACCGCGCCCATCGACGCCACCGACGCGCTGCTGCGCGGCGTCTCCACGCTCCGCTTCACCGCCGCCGCGCCGCCGAAGAAGCCGGCCGCCGCGCCGGCGGGCCCGCCGGTCGGCGGCGGCGCGTCCAACGCGGCCGACCTCGCGAAGAAGATCAACGACCGCGCCGCGCTGCTCTGCCAGCAGCTCTCGCCGGTGCTCGCGAAGTTCCCGTTCAACTCCGAGGCGACCACCGAGGCGACGACGAAGGAGGTTACCGAGATGTTCGCGCCCGGCGCCGGCGCGCTGTGGGTGTTCCAGCAGGAGCGCCTCGGCGGGCTGCTCGAGAAGCAGGGCGACAAGTGGGCGCCCGTGCCTAACGACCAGCAGATCGCGCTGTCGCAGGGCTTCGTGGACTTCTTCAACCGCGCGGCGCGCGTCTCGGCCGGGCTGTTCGCGGGTGGCGCGGACCCGAAGGTCGTCGTACGCGTGCACGCCATCTCCACCCCCGACGCGCCGCAGATCTGGTTCCGTCAGGGGGCGCAGGAAGCGCGCTTCGTGAAGAACACCGCGCCCGCGCAGTTCGTCTGGCCGTCGGCCACCGGCCGCGACGCGGCGATCACCGCGACGGTCGTGCGCGCGCGCCGCCCCGACACCAAGAAGACCGTCGCCCGCGCCGCCGGCGACTGGGCGCTGTTCCGCCTCGTCGCGCAGGCCACGAAGTCCGAGGGCGCGCACGCCGAGTGGAACGACAAGGACGTCGGCACCATCGCCGTCGACTTCGAGTACGAGAGCGGCATTCCCGTGCTCGGCCGGAATGCGCTCGGCATGGCGTGCGTCGCCCAGGTGACGAAGTAG